Within the Pagrus major chromosome 4, Pma_NU_1.0 genome, the region CTGGTAAATCTGGTAAAATGTTTCCAGTGATAGTGCGAGGTCAGAGTTTGGAGTATAAGCCTTGGCAGAATACAGATATGTCACACATCATTGAAAAGTTGCCAATTCTTCAAGAGGGAGCACATCCATGGATTTCCAAGTTGGAGGAAATGTTAATAGGAATACAGCCGGCTATGGGAGACATTAAGAGACTTTTAGCCAGCCTCCTTGGAGTCCCAGTCATGGAAGAGCTCCTGGGGAAAGCAGGATTGAATCGATTCGTGGGGACGGCTGTCAATGACGCCAACCTGTTTGCTGCATGTAGAGGGAAGCTGTGGAAAGCATTGAGAGAAACTTACATCACCAACGTGCATCCGGACAACATCCTTATCGAGCCGTTGGGTAAACAGGAGAACCCACGAGCTTATGTGTCCAGAGCTCACCAAATGTGGAGGAATGTCACTGGAAACGATCCAGAGTCAAATCAGATGGAGCGATCCATTCTGCGAGCTAAGATACAAGAGGGGCTTCCTGTATCAGTGAAAAGTAAATTGGCAGAGGTGGTTGGCCTCAAGAGCATGGCGAAAAACATCTATACAGATCATGTGGCACACCAGGTGGAGTTACATCGAAAGAAGGAGCTCGCTCAGCGAGACCAAGATCAAGAAACCCTCAGGAAACTTAATTAAATACAGTTGACTGATAataagaagaaggagaaagcaCAGGCTGTAGTCATGCTAGAACAGCCCCCGCTAACTCAACTAATCCAACCACAGCCACAGTTGATTCAGCCTCAAGGCCAACCGCTGCAGCCAGTTGTTGGTCAGCCGCCGgcatggagaggaagaggacgtGGAAACTtcggaagaggaagagagaattTTAACGCAGGCTATCAGCAACCTCCAGGAGTATGCTATAATTGTGGACAGTTTGGCCATTTTGCCAGGGAATGCAACCAGCCGGGTGGAGGATATTCAAGAGGAGGCAATCCGAGAGATTGAACCACAAATTAAAGGGCTACTACAAGCAGATGTCTTGCAGATAACTCAGAATCCTCAGAGCAATACGCCATTGTTGCCGCTAAAGAAACCAGATGGCTCTTATCGCTTGGTGCATGATTTAAGAGCAGTGAATGACGCTGTGGCTGACTTTCCAGCGGATGTCCCGGATCCACATACATTATTGGCTCAGATTCCTCCAGAAGCCACGCACTTTACAGTGTTAGATTTGTGTGGAGCTTTCTTCAGTGTTCCCCTCAGTATAGAGTCTCAGGGATTGTTTGGTTTCACATACCAGGGACAATCTTATCGCTATCAAAAGGTTGCCTATGGGATATAAACATAGCCCTCATGTGTTCAATAAAGTGTTGAAAGAAGATTTAGAGGGAATAGGTCAGATATTGAAGAGCACTGTTATTCAATATATGGATGACATTATCATTTGTTCCCCAGACAGAGAAACGTGTCATGAGGACTCAATCAAATTGCTGCAGATTTTGGCTGAAAAGGGACATAAGGTTTCCCAGAAAAAGCTACAGTATGTACAGGAAGAGGTGACTTATTTGGGTCAGACAGTACTTCAGGGACATACACGTATCTCAGACAGTCATTTAGACACCATTCGAAAGGTTCCAAAGCCTAGGACAGTTAGAGAAATGATGACGTTTCTTGGTATTGCTGGCTACTCTTCGGCATGGATCGAAGAGTATGCTAAGTTAGCCGGACCTTTGAGAGCAATGATCAAAGAAACAGGGAATGACAGACTCCATTGTAATCTCACTTGGACATTAGATGGCCAGGTGGCATTTGAAACAATTAAACAAAGATTGCAGGAGGCTCCAGCACTTGCGCTGCCAGATTACTCTAAAAATTTTGTGTTGTATGTATCCACATCCACAGGGGGTAAGTTTGCATGTGCAGTTCTTTGTCAGCCAACAGGTACGGGAACTAGTCGTCAACCTGTTGCCTATTATTCTACTGCTTTCTCAGAAGTGGAATTAGGGCTGTCATTGTGTTATAGAGCAATGGTGGGTCTATTTGATGTATGAAAAAGCATCAGCCGTCACGATGGGTTATCCTGTGACAATCCTGACACATCATAGGCTGAGAAATCTTTTGAATCATGGTAAATACTCCTTGACAGTGTCTAGGCTCAGAGACTATTATAGACTCCTGGAACAGGAAGATGTTACTTTGGCGAGGTGCACCACAGTGAATCCTGCTGAACGTTTGCCAACCCCAGAGGATGGGGAACCACATGATTGCGTACAAGAGGCAGAAAGATACGCAAAGCTCAGATCAGACTTGCAAGCCCTTCCGTTGCGGGAGGCAGACCTAGAGCACTGGACTGATGGATCTTGTTATCGGATTGGAGAGAAATTGAGCGCTGGCTATGCAATAGTGAGGGCTCAAGGGTCTGAATTTGTTGTTGAAAAAGCTAAAGTAATACCTCAGCCTGCTTCAGGACAGCTTGCTGAATTAGTGGGTCTAACTGAGGCGTGTTTGTTGGCAGAGGGCAAACGAGTGACAATCTACACAGACTCTGCTTATGCGCACAGTGTTTGTCATCTGTTTGGGTCGGTTTGGAAGAACCGAGGATTTAGGAAAGCAGACGGTTCTCCCATACAACACCATGAGCAGATATTGAAATTGTTGCATGCTATGATGAAACCCACAGAAATAGCAATAGCTAAATGTGCAGCGCATAGATCAGATATGTCTCGAGTTACACAAGGAAACAAGGCCGTGGATGAAGCTGCAAAAGCAGTTACAGGAGCTAATACTTCAAGTAAGGTTCTTTTGGTCACACATGAGGTGGACTTAGAAGACAAAATTACGATCAGAGAAGTGATTTCTATGCAAGATACAGTTCAGGCCATAGATAAACAACTATGGATGGACAGAGGTGCGAGCCAGGATGCTACTGGTCTGTGGAGAAATCATGAGGGGTTGATGGTGGCGCCCCCAGATCTCTTGGGTCTGCTGATTCAGGAGGCACATGGGCAGGCCCATGCTGCAAGGGGGGAAGTCAAGAGAAAAATCTTAAAGGAGTATGGTTTTTGGGCACCATATTTGCTTGAACAAATTGATCATGTCATAGGCAGATGTACaatttgtctgaaaaataatGTCAGGAGAGGAGTGATGGTCCCTCCTTGTTACATTCCAACTCCGAGAGGCCCTATGCGTGAGTTAGTTATGGATTTTGTTGACATGATAAAACCATCGGTGGTAAGAGATACATGCTAGAAGTGGTAGACAGATTTTCACGATGGCCTGAGGCCTGTCCTACCAAGCGGAAGGACGCTCAGTCTGTTGCCAAGTTCTTATGTCGAGAGGTCATAAGTCGATGGGGACTTCCAGATCGCATATCCTCAGACAATGGGAAAGAGTTTGTGGATAAAACGGTGAAATTAATCCTACAGAAATTAGGAATTCAACAATGGTTAGGAGCGGTTTATCATCCTCAAAGCCAAGgtatttgtgaaaaaatgaatggCGTTCTGAAAAACCGTATCGTCAAAATCTGCCAACACACGGGTCTAAATTGGGTAGCGGCGCTTCCATTGGCGTTGATGGCATGTCGCTTGAGCGCGCTTCGTGATTTGCATATGATTCCTCATGAGTTAGTCACGGGTAGACAGATGCCTACACCTTGTTTGCGTACAAGCGGAAAGGGTCCGAGTCTATCTCTTTTGGAAGACGAAATGAAGGCGTATGTCAAATACTTGACTAATCTACACAGGAGTATATTCACGTATGTCTCCGACAGACAAAAGCAAGAGGAGGTGCTAGAGAGGCTCGAGGAGCAAAAAAGAGACACAGTGAAACCTGGAGACAAGGTGTTCGTGAAGGTGTTCAGAAGGAAATGGTTCAATGAACGCAGAGAAGGGCCATATGAAGTCGTTCGCAGCACTGGAACAGCAGTCCAAGTCAAAGGGTCGCCGATGTGGTATCACTTATCACACTGCGTCAAAGCACCACGAGAAGAAACCCTGCCTCACCAGGATTGAGATGTTGAAAGTATGGGGGCACCAGGGGAAGAGACTAGAGAAACAGAAGTCCAAGAGGACTTCCATGTTCAAGATCCAGAGGGAGAGATTGATGATGTCATGGACATTCAGGATAATGGTGTGTGTGCTCCTGGTGAGACCAGGGCTGTCCTCTCAGATAATGAACAAACAAGAAGGTTTGATGACATCAACTTACAACATGGTTCAGAGGCAGCAGAACATACTGTCCCAGGGAATGATTCGCAGAAGATTCCAGAGAGATACAGTGGCGATGCAGAAGAGACTGGGGACCCAGTCAGAACAAGGAGCCCGAGACCCGTTCGACAAAGGTCAGACCCAAACGTTACGAGGATTAAGATTGAAGGTGGTAAGAGAAACTCAGATGCCATTATTAGATAGAAATGACTCGGAGGAGGAAGGAGTGATAGATGGTGAGATGATTGACATGTATCCAATTTGAATATACACTTTTGATATATTCTATCATTTCTTTTACTAATAGTTTGTAATCTTTAGTTATCCATTATTTGGTTGCAGTATATTcgtttttgtttggtttattgataaatgtatattatccatttttgctgataaaatgaaaatgactgaGGAGTTGTTATTTATAACAACAGATAGAAAACAGTGGCGCTGCTTGGAGCAGAGGTGTCTAAATTTTGAATGGGATCTGGAATAAACAAAGGGGGGAATGCAAAATTGTAGATTGagagtaaaatataaaaattgaTAATTTGAAAGTTGGAAATAAGTCCAATAAAAGTAGAAGGGAGGTTATTTAAGAGCGGTAAATGTGCTATTTCCGATCCTGGAGTTAGATTTTGGACACGCCTGATCTAAAAactcagtaaaaaaaataataagaagaagaagggaaaatTATTAACTTTGTACTCAATATATAtgtgtttggatgtttttgGTTGCAAAGATACTGGttggtgttttctctcttgcCCGTGGGAAGCTGGGCAGACCACATGGAGTGTGCTGACGGGCTAGCTGGGTTTGAGCGGGCCCCCTCCGAGGGCGCTAGCCAGCCACTACCCGGGCTAGCCTCTTACCATGAGGACGATGACATGTTGGACGTCGGTCTGGATGTGCATGGCTTATCGGAGGATGAACAGGAGCCGCTGTCATCGGGTCAGTACGCCGCCGCCGCTGCGCCGGTTGACCAGGTCGACACATCCTTCCTCTCACCGTACCGCCGTGCAGCTGAGAAACTGGAAGTGGACTGGCCCTCTCCTCCACCGGCTCAGAAGCTGTCGCGGTTCTCGGGGTTTTTCCTTCCTCCCGAACCGACAACTGTCAGGAACAACCTGCCCATGTTCCCTGATTTTGTCGCGGAGCTCACCTCGACGTGGAACAAGCCGCTGTCTACCTGCGCCATGGTGCCCGGCTATGGACAGTTTTTGGACCTGGATGGAGCTGAAAAAGCTGGTTTGGTCAACCCTCCGCCTATGGAGGCGTCCCTGGCAGCATATCTGACCCCAGCCCAGAACCATGGTGTCGGCGGCCCCACCACGCTCCCATCCAAGCACTGCACGTCCCCAGACGTGATGCTAAGCCCAAACAGCCAGCCAATCTGCACAAACCAGCACCACTGCCTCCTCCCAAGAGGACTGTGACGCCCGCGAGTTTGGGACCCCAGCCGGTGGAGCAGCAAACACCTGGTCAGAGCCCACGCCCCTCGGCTTGGAGCAAGGGTCCGCCACCGGGCCTCCAGAGGGCGACAGCCCCTCCCCCACAGTGCTGCAGGTCAGTCGGCTAGCTGTTCACCTTCCTTGGTGGCGCGCAGTCTCACCTTGGGTAGAGAGAACCATTGCCATGGGTTACCGTTTACAGTTCGGGCCCCGGCCGCCTAGCTTCCACTCTGTAATAAACACAGTTGTAGGAGACTAAACAGCAGCAGTTCTGAGGGAAGAAATAAACAACTTGTTGAACAAGAGAGCGATAGACATGATGGCATCTATGATCGCTGTAGTGCCGCTCAGGCTGTTAAAGATGCGAGCGTTTCAACGCTGGACTCACTCTCACCGGCTGTGCGTGCCGCGTCATCTCCAGAGAAGGCTGACGATAACTCCATCTTGCATGTCAGCTCTTCTCCCGTGGAGGGAACCTGGTTTACTACAACAAGGGTCCCTTATAGGGAGGGTGTCTTTTCGCAATGTGTCCACAGACACATCCCTGAGGGGTTGGGGGGCTCTGTGCAAGGGTGCAGCAGTGAGAGGGGTTTGGACGCCAGCACAATGCAGGCTCCACATCAACCACCTGGAGCTATTAGCGACCCTTTTAGCCCTGTGCATTTTCGTCCCGTTCTGACAGGCCATCATGTTCTGATCAGGATGGACAACATGACGGTGGTTTCCTACATAAACAAGCAGGGAGGGACACGCTCCCTTCCCCTGTTAAaactgtctcactctctgttaCTGTGGTGCAGtgctcattttctgtctctcagagcCACACATGTTCCAGGGCACTTGAACCTGGGGCCGGACCTTCTCTCCAGGGGAGGGTCCTCTTGTGAGGGAGTGGAGATTGCACCCACTGGTGGTGACTCAGATATGGGACCGCTTCGGCAGGGTGGAAGTGGATCTTTTTGCCTCCAGAGCAAATACCCACTGCCCCCTGTTCTTTTCCATAACAGACCGCAACACCCCCCTGGGAATGAATGCACTAGCGCACACATGGCCCAACACGCTGCTGTATGCATATCCCCCGGTGTAAATGATTTTGTCTGTTCTGGAGAGGGTGTGCCAGCAGGGGCTCTCCCTGATCCTTGTGGCTCCTCGCTGGCTGGCGAAGTCGTGGTACGCCGAAATAATCAGTCTGCTGGCGGCAAGGCCTTGGCAGCTCCCTCTTTGCAGGGACCTCGTCTCCCAGGCGGGAGGAGAGGTGATTCACCCACGCCCAGAGCTGTGGCGACTACATGCCTACCTGTTGAGAGGTCCAATTTGATAGCTCAGGGTCTGCCCCCAAATGTAGTGGCAACGATCCAGAGTGCAAGGGCATCATCTACTAGGGGCCTATATGCCTACAAATGGCGGGCGTTTGAGCAGTGGTGTCAGGACCGAAATGTACTCCCATTTCAGTGCTCTATTGTGGATGTTTTGACATTCCTTCAGGAGCTGCTGGATAAGGGTCTCTCTTTCTCAACAATTAAGGTCTATTTGGCGGCTATATCTCCATGCCACGTTGGTTTTGATGGAGTGACGCCAGGCGCTCACCCTCTTGCTATGCACTTCCTGAAGGGAGTCCGCAGGCTGAGGCCTGTGTTTAAACCCAGCGTTCCCTCATGGGATTTAGCGTTGGTGCTTGAGGCTCTTTGTGGACCCCCATTTGAGCCTATTGAGTCTGCATATATTAAATTTCTTTCATACCAGACTGCACTGCTACTTGCTTTGACTTCTGCAAAGCGAGTGGGCGACCTTCATGCTTTGTCTGTGCATCCCTCTTGTACCCAGTTCACTCCGGATGGATCTAAGCTTACATTGCACCCGAATGCGGCGTATTTGCCTAAGATTATCCCCACAGCCTATAGCTCTATGACTTTTGAGCTCTTGAGCTACTGCCCCCCTCCGTTTGCAtctgaggagcagaggaggttACATTCCTTGTGCCCTGTGCGTGCACTACGCACTTACATAGACCGAACCCAGGGTGTGCGTTTATGTGACCagttgtttgtatgttttgctAATCTGGCTAAAGGCAAGGCGCTGTCTAAACAGCGGCTTTCCCACTGGATTGTGGAGGCTATCTCCATAGCATACAGCAGCAGGGGTATTCCGTTTCCCCAAGGTGTGAGGGCACATTCAACCAGGGGCATGGCGGCCTCATGGGCCTTGTTTAAAGGGGTTTCTGTGAGTGATATCTGCACTGCAGCCAGTTTGTCATCACCGCACACTTTTGTTCGGTTTTATCGTTTAGACGTGACAGCCCCTTCAGTGGCTCACTCTGTCCTTTCTGCTGGGTCTACGATGCACTAGAGTGTTGGAGGTTTGACTCCGGTTCGGTGGCTGCTCTGTGGGGCGTGTATACATGTCCCATACTATATGTGTTGTACCGAGTAAATCGACTGAAAGGGAACGAAATGTTATGAATATAACTTCTGTTCCCTGAAGGAGAGGAACGAGGTACAACACTACGTTGCCCCGCTGCGCAGCTGGGCTCGTTGAAGAGCGGCTATCGAACTGAAGGATGACTGTGGCGGTGCACGTATATATGTGCAGGCGGGGCCTCACATACGTCACCACAGATCATCTGCCGTAAAGGAATAGAATAGAGGTGTCTTCAGTCAGGCCACGCGAGGGCGTGATATCCCATACTATATGTGTTGTACCTCGTTCCTCTCCTTCAGGGAACAGAAGTTATAGTCATAACATTTCGTTTTCAGTAACTCGCAATATACTTACTggagcctgactgatatatttGTTAGCTGATATTATTGGCCTATCACAAATTTATCAGTGTcagcatatacagtatgctGTCCAAATGCACTGATATGAAAAAGGATTATTTAATAGAAGACAATGAAGAAAACGATTCTTGGgatgatttataattattaataaccCTTTAACACCCACCCTTTCTGAAGGAATTTCCGCCTATTTTGCATACCAAATGGAAAAGCTTATAACAGAGGAACTGTTAGGTCAAAATGCAAGTGTGATACTTCATTTGAAAGAAATTGTGCTTGTTGAGCATATGGCTACAACGCAACCCAAACTACATCAGTTCAAacatagcttttttttttcctcgtcaTATTTGAATATCAATAGCTAGGGCATGCTAAATGCCAGAGCTACGCCATATCACCACATACCTTCTATATATTGTCAGCCTCACCCGTGTAAAATTTGGAACATGTAGGCCTAACTTTGTGGGAGCGTGGGACTTTTTAGTTTGTTGCATCACTGGTGCCATGAAGTGGCCAAAATATGAGACTAGAGACTGTTTAAACAGAGTAAggtagtttatgctgttcaatgcagccaggactgcacagatttgtacattggggagacaaaacaacctttccataaacgaatggcacaacacaggaggggaaaagagtaaaggaatccatctatgtcaaactggaacgaccatCTTTGTACAGAGGAGGTGGCgtaagacattacttatcacccacctacaatgctgcactgagttccctccccagacagcttaacaaccattcacacctgggctcacctagctctagtaacccacatgaaggccggttgggtcaacgacccacaagaAACTGAAATAAGTCCAGTTACCTGCGATACAGCACTTACCTgggaattccactggttgcatgtgtGTTGTGGAAGGGCTCCGGTACAGTTTTACTCTGTGCTCCGTCGTCTGGCAACCCCCACTGGTTCCattttgagtgcagcacggCGTAGCACTGCCAGACAGCTAGAGTtgcgagaccgaggagttcccgaGATAATTACAGACTCAAGcgcgaccgcagttatacgtatgtgttataaacacaacaacaagaattGTTCCCAACCtaaggattagaagaagtgcttggatttggAGCTGCATCGGAGTAGATACGCAACAtagcggagccagtggaagtaaacacatagactagagtgaaacccATCAGCTCCGCCTCCGTAGCGGAGCGGAGACGGACCGAACATGGgtctggtggaatttaggggttaGAATTACCATGGTCTGGATGAcagagaaccttcatcaacataagctaacattgtcaGCGTCTGTAtaatggtggatacatttttttgatcaTTACAACCCCCAGTGAAATGAGACGTTCAACTGTCAGAATTTCAGCCATCAGGTCCAATAAAACTTAGAAGATCTGGAAGAGCcgcacaattaaattatttcagcCCCATTCAAATTAGCTGGgtgctaaaccggaagttagccagcACGGTcagcagaagtctctagtgcgcacgctTGATGGGCCCCACCACACGGAAGATCCAGGTATTTTTATCGAGCCATTTTagcttcatgcgccactgagcagctttcataggaatgaatgggtTCCGTCTCCATGGCTGTGTCACTTTGTTTCTAATTTACTTCCTAATGATTGGTGATTGAATAttgtcttgtattttttttctttttacagtcaCTGCATGTGTGAGGTTGTATTGGTTATATGATCACTCATACCACTGCCCTTGGTGATGTATCTTGTATGTGGTCCCAAGTGGTGTCTTCATTGCACCTCATGCCCTGAAGAAGACACTTTGAGTTGAAAAGCgttgacatttttatgattaaataattaTAGAAATatcaattaattttaattttaataattttaattatCAGAGTGACTTGAATTCCTTGTCAGACTGTCAACCAATGCCATGGATTTCCCATAGAGGTTAACCCTCTGGAGTCGACGGACGCGCCAGCGCGTCCAAATCACATGACCGATTTAAGATGATGTAGCAGCCAAAGGCAGCCTCGCTGAGTCTCCGTTCCAACTTGTGTCGAAAGTGCGGACTTCAAACTATATACcagtttttaaattttgtttatAGGCCAAGTAAAAACCAGACTTATGATAAATAATTCCCGCCAtgctttttcctgaatattgtcGTCATGTTTGGTGCGCGTTTGGTGCAGGAAGAAACGTTAAAAACTGGCTATTCTCAGGAAAGTGTAGTACttgcaagcaaaaaaacatggctAAGCCTATTTTTCCTATTGGTGGAAACATGCACCACATCAACCAATCAAAATATGGCATTTGGTTGCTGAGGAACGGGAAAGTTGTCGGAGGGACGGCAGCGAAAGAGAGACAGCGATATCAAGCAGCTGGCGATAGCGTGTTTGGAGTGTATAGttagtgtgtagtgtagtgtgtagtgtagtcgttttttgttttgcaactaCTGAAAGTGGAGCGGGTAGTGCAGCTCTTCTCTGAGCTGGAAGGAgctgagggagagacagagccAGTCTGAGCCAGAGAGTGAGGACTTTGACGATGAAGTGGGTGACCCACCTTTTGTTTTGGTGACACCATGGAAGTGTCAGGCCTGTGATGTGCCTCTCTGTCTTGTGGTTGACAGGAACTGTTTTTTGGAGTGGCACCAATAATTTGTGTGGCATCTTATTGTGATGCCTGGTTGTTTTGTAAATGgttgtaaatacaaaaaacGCCTGAGGCATTgcctgcattttaatgtaaatagttGTATATAACTTTGTAAATTCCAAAAACTTATGTATAAATTTAGcaaacaacaatttatatttgcattttggGTTATAAAAATGGTCcgttaaacatgtttgtggttttcacagtaaaaaatctaactttttcCTACTcggatttatttttttgtgtgattttaggtccagtgtgttaatacagtatgtcaaaatgaaaaaataactgtgAAGTCACACATGTGAGgttgtgctgaaaaaaatgacaccaaacaaggcaaggtaaacagtttttaaggtgaaatataaaggtaaaatcaaaagtcaaaaacGGCCAATTATACCCTGGACCTCAGAGGGTTAACTAGACAATCTGTCATggttcagtgtctgtttgttttctgtttcctgttttactttgaaattgtATCCTTGTGTGTCGCGTCGTGCTtgtcagttcctcctgtgtgtttttccgttaattccctcacctgtccgtgttcctcctcactccacctgtacctcgtcCCGTcattagtgtgtctgtatatagcctttgttcGCCCTCATGTCTTGGTCAGATCATTTTCGTTTCCCTCCGTCTTGGTCCGTATTCTGTGTTACGCCGTCTTTCGTCCTTTGATGTCCTGTTCCTGGTTCCGTGCCCTCCCTACTTCGCCCAACCTAGCCTGTGTCCGTCTTCATCCGTCATCCTCCGTCTTGGTCTGTCTTTCCCCGTGTTGCCTCCCAGCCTCttccccagtgtttcctccagggACTCCTGGTGTCTCCCGTTTTGGAATGTTCCTAGTtttggtttctcttttgatttgtacattgcttttgtttgcactttgttttagcctttagttgttactttgtttttgtctacttGACTCcttttagtttttctgtatttcctaATTTTCTTGTAATTCAGCTTTGTTTATtaaaagctcgccttttgtttccccccaACCCcacctcctgtgtgtgtctgcacttgggTCCTCGTTTAATATACCGTAAAACATAACACAATCATTGTTTACTCTTTTTCTCATCACTATAACACGGGCCTAACTCTGCCTCTTCCACGTCTGCCTCTTCCACCTTATTTCGTAGCTTCTATTCTTACTTAAACACATTTATGTGTACCGATGATTTAAACCTTTATCTGTTACACTGCAATTACAGTACAAGCAACTGCTTACTAGTTGGTCCTTTAGGAGATATAAATCCAAGTCAGTTGAGTAGAGTGTGGTCAGGACACATTAAAGGTCAACAAGCAAATGAACCAGCTCTCATGTCCAGCCAGGAACgaaggagagagaagggagaggaaggaggtgaTGAGCATTCCAGCACATTCCAGTCATCATTAATCCACAACTGAATAATAAACATGAACTAAGCtgtgaataaataatgacaatgcTGATAACAGCAGCAGATTGAGCCTACTCAGCAGGCCACATGGTCAAAATTACATTATTCCAGATGGATATCTTGTCTGGGTTCGGGTTTCCTTTGAACAGAGCTTCCTCTGAGGTGGTGGAGGACCAGGGGGTGGGATGA harbors:
- the LOC140994763 gene encoding uncharacterized protein, whose translation is MNAEKGHMKSFAALEQQSKSKGRRCGITYHTASKHHEKKPCLTRIEMLKVWGHQGKRLEKQKSKRTSMFKIQRERLMMSWTFRIMVCVLLVRPGLSSQIMNKQEGLMTSTYNMVQRQQNILSQGMIRRRFQRDTVAMQKRLGTQSEQGARDPFDKDHMECADGLAGFERAPSEGASQPLPGLASYHEDDDMLDVGLDVHGLSEDEQEPLSSGQYAAAAAPVDQVDTSFLSPYRRAAEKLEVDWPSPPPAQKLSRFSGFFLPPEPTTVRNNLPMFPDFVAELTSTWNKPLSTCAMVPGYGQFLDLDGAEKAGLVNPPPMEASLAAYLTPAQNHEDCDAREFGTPAGGAANTWSEPTPLGLEQGSATGPPEGDSPSPTVLQGVPAGALPDPCGSSLAGEVVVRRNNQSAGGKALAAPSLQGPRLPGGRRGDSPTPRAVATTCLPVERSNLIAQGLPPNVVATIQSARASSTRGLYAYKWRAFEQWCQDRNVLPFQCSIVDVLTFLQELLDKGLSFSTIKVYLAAISPCHVGFDGVTPGAHPLAMHFLKGVRRLRPVFKPSVPSWDLALVLEALCGPPFEPIESAYIKFLSYQTALLLALTSAKRVGDLHALSVHPSCTQFTPDGSKLTLHPNAAYLPKIIPTAYSSMTFELLSYCPPPFASEEQRRLHSLCPVRALRTYIDRTQGVRLCDQLFVCFANLAKGKALSKQRLSHWIVEAISIAYSSRGIPFPQGVRAHSTRGMAASWALFKGVSVSDICTAASLSSPHTFVRFYRLDVTAPSVAHSVLSAGSTMH